The Williamwhitmania sp. sequence ACCTATAGCAAGCAAGACAATAAGGCTTGCAATGATAGTTGCTCCTACGAAGGTCCAAATGGAAATGGTTGTTCGGTAGGGGAAGTTATCTAACCATTGCTCCATAAGGTAGTAGGCAAGAGGCCATGATGCCACACTTGCTACTACTATCTGTAGCCCATACTCCTTTAGGAACAGAAAGGCTATAACTCGCTTATTTGCACCTAGCACCTTTCTAACGCTGATCTCCTTCCGTCTTCTTTCTGCGTTGAATATTGCCAGACCGAGTAATCCCATATTGGCAATAAGAATGGCTAGGGCTGTAAGAATGAGGAATATTCTTCCAAGCATCTTTTCTTTCACATAGTTTTTAGCCAGTTCAGCATCCAAAAAGCTATAACGAAAAGGATTATCTGGGATAAGATTATTCCATACTTCCTCTGTTTTCTCAACGATTCCCTTTGTGTCTCCATTCGTATGAATGAGGAGGAATGCAGGCGGTTGCTTAGCCAGAAAAATAATTGCAGGTTGAACTGGGTCGTGAAGCGAAAGAATGTTCATGTCGTTATATACCCCTATAATGGTTGACTGCCGTGATCCTCCTGCTGAACTAATCGTTTTTCCTATCGCATCTTTCCAACCAAAGAGTTTCTGTGCTGTTTGGTTGATTATAACTGCATTGGAGTCAGTTGGAAATTCCTTAGAAAAGAAACGTCCTGAGTACATGCTTGCTCCAATTGTTTTGAAGTAGTCGTAATCCACATCCTGTCGGAACATCAGCGTAGTTTGAGTGGTATCAAACCCTTCTGGAACAAACCCTTCTCCATGATTTACACTACCGGGGAAGCTGCTTGTAGCTGTTACGCTTTCAACACCTGAAAATGTTAACATTTTCTCTTTTAGCAAATTTGCTTTTTGAACGGCGTCCCTGGATGTGAGCCCAAGCATCATTATGTTATCTCTGTTAAAGCCTAAATTTTTGTGGCCGAGATATTGCAACTGCCTGTAAACGGTGAATGTGCAAATAATTAATCCAATGGTTATGAATAGCTGAGTGAGAGTCAATACTTTTCGTAGCACAACCGACCGCTTTGCGTCACCAACTTTTCCTTTAAGCGTTGCTATGGGTTTAAAGGAAGAGAGAAAATATGCTGGATAGCTGCCTGCAATGAGCCCTGTAATGACGGCAACCGGAATATAGAACAGAAAAATCTTGTGAGTTGTAAATAAATCCAACTCAATATTTCGCTGTAAGAGTTGAGGTAGCAAAGGTGAAAGCAGCTCTGCCAAGAATAGTGCAATCCCAAGTGATAGGAGAGCCAGCACAACCGATTCGCTCAGAAATTGGACGGCGAGCATCCCTTTTCGGGCACCGCTAACTTTCCGAATTCCTACTTCTTTTGCCCTTCTGGAGAAGCGTGCAGTTGATAAATTCATGTAGTTGGCTGCGGCAATGAGCAGAATTAAAAGAGCAATAGCGCTGAAGATGTAAATGGTTTCGTAGTCGCCATTTGGTTCAACCTCACCCATGAGAGAGGAGTGAAGGTGAATGCTTTCAATTGGCTGTAAGTATGGGATAAAGGATATACCCATTGCTGCAAACTCTTTTCCAATACGATTGTCGAACATTGTTCTGATTTTTGACTGTACCGTATCGGCATTGCTTCCTTCTCGTAGCCTGATGTAGGTAAAGTAGCCAAATTTTCCCCATTCATTTAACTCTTGACTGGAAAACAGCAACTTAAGATTGGCAATGATCTTAGGGTGAATGTGACTATTAGCTGGAAAATCTTTAAATGTACCAACAATGGTTACTACCTTATCTCTTATTTCAATGGTCTGTCCTGTTGGATTTTGGTTTCCAAAGTATCGCTTTGCAGTCTCTTCGGATAAGTAAGCATTGTTTGGGGATGCAAGAGCCTTTTGGGGTTCGTTTCCGTCCACTTTTACATTGAAAACAGCGAAAAAGAGAGAGTCAGTCAGAAAAATACTCTTTTCCAGAAATTTTGACTCGCCAACTTTAACAACGGTAAATTCAGGCATGTCATAAAAGTGGGTAGCGACGGCAACTTCGGGGATATCCTCGAGGATTGCCGGCGCTTCGGGAAGAGGTGAGTTTGCCGCGTTAATCTTCTTACCGTTAAACTCTCCCGTGTGGGCCACTCTGTAAATATTTTGATAGTCAGGATAAAAAGTATCAAAGCTTTGTTCAAATGCAATGAAGCTAATTATTACCACCGCAATACCCAAGCCGAGGGAGAGCCCAACGATATTTATTAGACTAAAAGACTTTTGCCTTTTGAGATTTCGAAAAGCAATTAATACAAGGCTCTTAAACATTTAAATAGTTAGTTGATTTAGTTAAAGTTCGGCATAAGTCATTGCTGGCTGTTCAACCGATACTTTCCCATCGAACAGGTTCACTAATCGGTGGGCGTATTTTGCATCCGACGGAGAGTGGGTCACCATTACTATTGTTGTTCCTTCCCGGTTGAGTTCCTGAAGTAGGTCCATTACCTCTTTTCCATTGTTGGAATCTAGATTTCCCGTTGGCTCATCTGCTAGAATCAGCTTTGGGTTCGAAACTACAGCACGGGCAATGGCAACCCTTTGTTGCTGACCTCCCGATAGCTGCTGCGGATAGTGATTGCGACGATGTGCAATATTCATCCGTTCTAGTGCCTTTTCAACCTGAACCTTGCGCTCACTTGCAGGAATCTTTTGGTAAAGCAATGGTAATTCCACATTTTCGAAAACGGTAAGCTCGTCGATGAGGTTGAAACTCTGGAAAACAAATCCAATGGTGTTTTTGCGAATATTAGTTCGTTGCTTTTCAGTAAACTTGGCAACCTCAATATCATTAATCTTTAGGCTTCCACCTGTAGGATTGTCCAGCAATCCAATGATATTAAGTAGCGTTGATTTTCCACATCCAGATGGACCCATTATGGCAACAAACTCGCCATCTTTTACATGTAGGTCCACTTCGTTTAGAGCGGTTGTTTCAACCTCTTCTGTCCGAAAAACTTTGGTAAGATTTGAAGCATTAATCATGGCGTAAGAATTTAACTGTTTGGCTCATTAGTTACATTAGTTGTGCCGAATGATTAAACATTCACATTATCAGTAATATACATAGTGGTTTCTATCTCATACGGCTCGGTGGAGTGTATCGCTTTTGTACAAGTAGTGTTCGATAATGACCAGCTATGAACACCACATTGGCTCCGCTCTATTCATGTTTAAGCGTTTGAGCAGGGTTAACTTTCACGGTCTGGCTAATTTGCCAATATACTGTTATAAGGGCGGCTAGGGCTGATAACACTGTTCCAGCAACAAATATCATTGGCGAAATTGCTGTTCTATAGGCAAACCGTTCGAGCCAATAGTTCACCATTAGATAAGATACTGGATATGCTATGATATTTGAAAATAGGACCCATTTCAGAAAATCGAAGCTTATTTTCTTTCTTATTTGACTGTTAGAAGCCCCCATAACCTTTCGTAGCCCAATTTCTCTTTTTCTTTTGTTAACCAGAAATGTTGATAGTCCGTAAAGCCCCATAGCCGCAATAACCAGTGCCAATAAAGTGAAAAATAGAATCAGAGAACCAATTTTCCTCTCTCCTGTGTAAAGTTCGTTTAGCGATGTGGTAAAAAAAACTGGCGTGAAAGGGTAATCCGGAACCAGCTCTTCCCATGTTTTTTTTGCAAAGTTTAGTCCTTCAGCGATTTTTCCTTTTTCGAAGCGAATAAGTAAATGGTTTGCTGCATTCATTCTTGGAAATATAATCAACGGAGGAACTCTTTCTTTTAATGAGTTGAAGTTAAAATCGTTCACTTCGCCCAGTATTTTAAATGATTTTCCTTGATCATCGATAAATATATCTCCGGCATTCACACCCATAATATCTTTGGCGCTTTGATTGATAATCATGCAGCTGTCCTGATCCTCTAGGTGTAAACTGCTGAAGTTTTCACCTTTGATGATGGGTATTTCAAGAACATCAAAAAGTTCAGGGTCGGCAGCCAAAAAGGTATACTGAAATGGTTTTTGGTGAATATAAAAGCTTTCCTGCCAGCCAATTTCACCCGGCACTTGGCTCATTAATGCCACGTTTTTTATTGCAGGGCATGTAAGTAGCTTTTCTTTTAGTAGCCTTTTTTTCGAGGCGTTTAGACTCCTATTTCCATCAATGTAGCACACATTTCCAGGGTTAAACCCAAGATTCTTTTTTAGCATGTACTGAACTTGCGAATAAATGCCAATTGATGTTATTATCAGGGTGATTGCAATGGAAAATTGAAAAACAATCATGGCCGAACGCAATGTAATTGCACCTCTCCCTGAGGATAGCTCATTTTTTAAGGCATTTATGGTATTGGTTTTGGCTAGGTACATAGCAGGAAGCATTCCAGTTAGTATTCCTAGGAGTGTTGCACCAGCAATTAGCAAGACAATGGTAGTGGTGGAGTGAATCAATATTGTCGAGGAGATGTTGCTACCAAGGAGAGGATTAATGACCGGTGAAAGGGCTTCGAGCAGGATAAGCCCAAAAATAAGGCTAAGCCAACAAATGACCACCGATTCTCCTATTAGCTGCCAGGTAAGAAGTCCTCTCCCTGCACCAAGTGTCTTTTTAATACCCATCTCCTTAAATCGGTTGATAGCCATGGCGGTGGCAAGGTTAATGTAGTTTGCGCATGCCAAAAGAAGGATAAGAGCACCAACTACCAGAAAGAGATAAACAAGGTCTCTGTTTCCGTGTTTGCTGCCAACCTCGTATTTGATAGACGTGTCGAAGTAGATATCCTGAAGAGGTTTAAGCGTAAAAATGTATCTGTAATTAGGAAACCGTTCTTTGGCCCAGCTGGTGAGTTGCTGTTCCACTTCCAATTTTGACACCCCCTGTTTCAAAACCACGTAGGTGGGGTAGTTCCACATTGATGT is a genomic window containing:
- a CDS encoding ABC transporter ATP-binding protein, whose amino-acid sequence is MINASNLTKVFRTEEVETTALNEVDLHVKDGEFVAIMGPSGCGKSTLLNIIGLLDNPTGGSLKINDIEVAKFTEKQRTNIRKNTIGFVFQSFNLIDELTVFENVELPLLYQKIPASERKVQVEKALERMNIAHRRNHYPQQLSGGQQQRVAIARAVVSNPKLILADEPTGNLDSNNGKEVMDLLQELNREGTTIVMVTHSPSDAKYAHRLVNLFDGKVSVEQPAMTYAEL
- a CDS encoding ABC transporter permease yields the protein MFKSLVLIAFRNLKRQKSFSLINIVGLSLGLGIAVVIISFIAFEQSFDTFYPDYQNIYRVAHTGEFNGKKINAANSPLPEAPAILEDIPEVAVATHFYDMPEFTVVKVGESKFLEKSIFLTDSLFFAVFNVKVDGNEPQKALASPNNAYLSEETAKRYFGNQNPTGQTIEIRDKVVTIVGTFKDFPANSHIHPKIIANLKLLFSSQELNEWGKFGYFTYIRLREGSNADTVQSKIRTMFDNRIGKEFAAMGISFIPYLQPIESIHLHSSLMGEVEPNGDYETIYIFSAIALLILLIAAANYMNLSTARFSRRAKEVGIRKVSGARKGMLAVQFLSESVVLALLSLGIALFLAELLSPLLPQLLQRNIELDLFTTHKIFLFYIPVAVITGLIAGSYPAYFLSSFKPIATLKGKVGDAKRSVVLRKVLTLTQLFITIGLIICTFTVYRQLQYLGHKNLGFNRDNIMMLGLTSRDAVQKANLLKEKMLTFSGVESVTATSSFPGSVNHGEGFVPEGFDTTQTTLMFRQDVDYDYFKTIGASMYSGRFFSKEFPTDSNAVIINQTAQKLFGWKDAIGKTISSAGGSRQSTIIGVYNDMNILSLHDPVQPAIIFLAKQPPAFLLIHTNGDTKGIVEKTEEVWNNLIPDNPFRYSFLDAELAKNYVKEKMLGRIFLILTALAILIANMGLLGLAIFNAERRRKEISVRKVLGANKRVIAFLFLKEYGLQIVVASVASWPLAYYLMEQWLDNFPYRTTISIWTFVGATIIASLIVLLAIGYTVIKVANTNPAESLKYE
- a CDS encoding FtsX-like permease family protein produces the protein DFFTYSDVLASVGEKKLTIEHFLFADSNFFKTFNVKLLEGEPENVLKEPFSLVLTKKEAKILFGTDHAVGKTITLDNRQTYTVTGIMEQMENSTISVDAIGSFSDIGRIRNDPNFENYITSMWNYPTYVVLKQGVSKLEVEQQLTSWAKERFPNYRYIFTLKPLQDIYFDTSIKYEVGSKHGNRDLVYLFLVVGALILLLACANYINLATAMAINRFKEMGIKKTLGAGRGLLTWQLIGESVVICWLSLIFGLILLEALSPVINPLLGSNISSTILIHSTTTIVLLIAGATLLGILTGMLPAMYLAKTNTINALKNELSSGRGAITLRSAMIVFQFSIAITLIITSIGIYSQVQYMLKKNLGFNPGNVCYIDGNRSLNASKKRLLKEKLLTCPAIKNVALMSQVPGEIGWQESFYIHQKPFQYTFLAADPELFDVLEIPIIKGENFSSLHLEDQDSCMIINQSAKDIMGVNAGDIFIDDQGKSFKILGEVNDFNFNSLKERVPPLIIFPRMNAANHLLIRFEKGKIAEGLNFAKKTWEELVPDYPFTPVFFTTSLNELYTGERKIGSLILFFTLLALVIAAMGLYGLSTFLVNKRKREIGLRKVMGASNSQIRKKISFDFLKWVLFSNIIAYPVSYLMVNYWLERFAYRTAISPMIFVAGTVLSALAALITVYWQISQTVKVNPAQTLKHE